The following coding sequences lie in one Arabidopsis thaliana chromosome 3, partial sequence genomic window:
- the PHP gene encoding PLANT HOMOLOGOUS TO PARAFIBROMIN (PLANT HOMOLOGOUS TO PARAFIBROMIN (PHP); CONTAINS InterPro DOMAIN/s: RNA polymerase II accessory factor, Cdc73 (InterPro:IPR007852); Has 502 Blast hits to 395 proteins in 198 species: Archae - 0; Bacteria - 0; Metazoa - 257; Fungi - 127; Plants - 42; Viruses - 0; Other Eukaryotes - 76 (source: NCBI BLink).) produces the protein MDPLSVLKEFTIRGDIDKIERVGANYRFGSEYSFPCATETAYRSKSGSLYTLEALVHYVKNQQLKHGEYMQSTVKNSVPAVTLPDRKPLLDYLTGRVASSDSIDFLLLQQQNAQSQKQNEEYRPDQDNSAFVSRENAIADMEVEDFGKSGEDVDYIMLIRSNERPLKSRDAILQCKNRDFYSVLVNSTKREEERQRIESHQRKDGLVAKSRLMGAEERGIVGFSSGGGDDNGYDANPKSKLHFKAGKIGEGVPIILVPSAFQTLITIYNVKEFLEDGVYIPNDVKAKEMKGLKPDCITVQKKFSRDRERVVTAYEVRDKPSALKPDDWDRVVAVFVLGKDWQFKDWPFKDHVEIFNKIIGFFLRFEDDSIESAKTVKQWNVKIISISKNKRHQDRAAALEVWEKLEEFVRSRSHS, from the exons ATGGATCCATTATCAGTCCTGAAAGAATTCACAATCCGAGGAGACATTGATAAAATCGAGAGAGTTGGAGCTAATTACAGATTCGGATCGGAATATTCGTTTCCATGCGCGACGGAGACTGCGTACCGATCAAAAAGTGGAAGTCTCTACACACTAGAAGCATTAGTACACTACGTGAAGAATCAACAACTGAAACATGGAGAGTATATGCAATCAACAGTCAAAAACTCAGTCCCGGCGGTTACTTTACCAGATCGGAAACCTCTCCTCGATTACCTCACCGGAAGAGTCGCTTCTTCAGATTCTATTGATTTCCTCTTGCTTCAACAGCAAAACGCACAGAGTCAGAAGCAGAACGAAGAGTATCGACCAGATCAAGACAATTCAGCTTTTGTATCGCGCGAAAACGCGATTGCAGATATGGAGGTTGAAGATTTCGGTAAATCCGGTGAAGATGTTGATTACATTATGCTGATTCGATCCAACGAACGTCCATTGAAGAGCCGTGACGCGATTCTTCAGTGTAAGAATCGAGATTTCTATAGTGTGCTGGTGAATTCTaccaagagagaagaagagagacagagGATTGAGTCTCATCAGAGGAAAGATGGATTAGTTGCTAAGAGTAGGTTAATGGGAGCTGAAGAAAGAGGTATTGTAGGGTTtagtagtggtggtggtgatgataaTGGTTATGATGCTAATCCTAAATCTAAGCTTCATTTTAAAGCTGGGAAGATTGGTGAAGGTGTGCCGATTATTCTTGTCCCGAGTGCGTTTCAGACTTTGATTACTATATATAACGTTAAAGAGTTTCTTGAAGATGGTGTTTATATACCTAATGATGTTAAGGCTAAGGAGATGAAGGGGTTGAAGCCTGATTGTATTACGGTTCAGAAGAAGTTTAGTAGAGATAGGGAGAGAGTTGTGACTGCTTATGAAGTTAGGGATAAGCCTTCTGCTTTGAAGCCTGATGATTGGGATCGTGTTGTTGCGGTTTTTGTATTGGGGAAGGATTGGCAGTTTAAAGATTGGCCTTTTAAGGATCATGTTGAGATATTCAATAAGA TTATTGGATTCTTCTTGCGGTTTGAAGATGATAGTATCGAATCAGCCAAGACGGTGAAGCAGTGGAATGTAAAGATCATCTCG ATTAGCAAGAATAAGCGGCATCAAGACCGAGCTGCTGCATTAGAAGTCTGGGAAAAACTCGAGGAGTTTGTGCGATCTCGGTCGCATTCTTAG
- a CDS encoding Bifunctional inhibitor/lipid-transfer protein/seed storage 2S albumin superfamily protein (Bifunctional inhibitor/lipid-transfer protein/seed storage 2S albumin superfamily protein; FUNCTIONS IN: lipid binding; INVOLVED IN: lipid transport; LOCATED IN: anchored to membrane; EXPRESSED IN: 14 plant structures; EXPRESSED DURING: 10 growth stages; CONTAINS InterPro DOMAIN/s: Bifunctional inhibitor/plant lipid transfer protein/seed storage (InterPro:IPR016140), Plant lipid transfer protein/seed storage/trypsin-alpha amylase inhibitor (InterPro:IPR003612), Plant lipid transfer protein/Par allergen (InterPro:IPR000528), Plant lipid transfer protein/hydrophobic protein, helical domain (InterPro:IPR013770); BEST Arabidopsis thaliana protein match is: Bifunctional inhibitor/lipid-transfer protein/seed storage 2S albumin superfamily protein (TAIR:AT4G14815.1); Has 1019 Blast hits to 1015 proteins in 49 species: Archae - 0; Bacteria - 4; Metazoa - 1; Fungi - 0; Plants - 1010; Viruses - 0; Other Eukaryotes - 4 (source: NCBI BLink).), whose translation MKMEMGLVFLTVFMAVMSSTMVSAQSSCTNALISMSPCLNYITGNSTSPNQQCCNQLSRVVQSSPDCLCQVLNGGGSQLGINVNQTQALGLPRACNVQTPPVSRCNTGGGGGGSTSDSPAESPNSSGPGNGSKTVPVGEGDGPPSSDGSSIKFSFPLIAFFSAVSYMAIF comes from the exons atgaaaatggAAATGGGTTTAGTGTTCCTTACAGTTTTTATGGCTGTGATGTCTTCTACAATGGTCTCTGCTCAGTCAAGCTGCACAAACGCGTTGATTAGCATGTCGCCGTGTCTCAACTACATAACTGGAAACTCTACCTCTCCTAATCAGCAATGCTGTAATCAGTTGAGTAGAGTAGTCCAGTCTTCTCCTGACTGTTTGTGTCAAGTCCTTAACGGTGGAGGCTCTCAGCTTGGGATCAATGTTAACCAAACACAAGCTCTTGGTCTGCCTAGGGCTTGTAATGTTCAGACTCCTCCTGTCAGTCGCTGTAATACCG gtggtggtggtggtggttctACTTCTGACTCTCCTGCAGAATCACCAAACTCTTCAG GACCAGGTAATGGATCGAAAACCGTACCAGTAGGAGAAGGAGACGGACCCCCATCGTCTGATGGAAGCTCTATCAAGTTCTCATTTCCTCTTATTGCCTTCTTCTCCGCGGTTTCCTACATGGCAATCTTCTGA
- a CDS encoding Bifunctional inhibitor/lipid-transfer protein/seed storage 2S albumin superfamily protein (Bifunctional inhibitor/lipid-transfer protein/seed storage 2S albumin superfamily protein; FUNCTIONS IN: lipid binding; INVOLVED IN: lipid transport; LOCATED IN: chloroplast envelope; EXPRESSED IN: 9 plant structures; EXPRESSED DURING: 4 anthesis, C globular stage, petal differentiation and expansion stage; CONTAINS InterPro DOMAIN/s: Bifunctional inhibitor/plant lipid transfer protein/seed storage (InterPro:IPR016140), Plant lipid transfer protein/seed storage/trypsin-alpha amylase inhibitor (InterPro:IPR003612); BEST Arabidopsis thaliana protein match is: Bifunctional inhibitor/lipid-transfer protein/seed storage 2S albumin superfamily protein (TAIR:AT1G05450.2); Has 884 Blast hits to 840 proteins in 101 species: Archae - 0; Bacteria - 84; Metazoa - 49; Fungi - 31; Plants - 622; Viruses - 18; Other Eukaryotes - 80 (source: NCBI BLink).) — protein MSKIISLVVAMIAVLALPIRGQQQPLSQCTPSMMTTVSPCMGFITNSSSNGTSPSSDCCNSLRSLTTGGMGCLCLIVTGTVPFNIPINRTTAVSLPRACNMPRVPLQCQANIAPAAAPGPAATFGPSMSPGPETDPIVPEPTPAAQTPQSDTTRPFTPSVDGGAPTSDDGGSTSRPSETPSSAYALSPSLLFFSIALVALKFY, from the exons ATGTCGAAGATTATTTCCCTTGTGGTGGCGATGATCGCAGTGCTAGCTTTGCCGATTCGTGGTCAACAACAACCTCTAAGCCAATGTACTCCATCAATGATGACCACCGTGAGTCCTTGTATGGGCTTCATAACCAACAGTAGCAGCAATGGAACTTCGCCGTCGTCTGATTGTTGTAACTCGCTGAGGTCTTTGACCACCGGAGGAATGGGATGTCTTTGTCTAATTGTCACTGGAACTGTTCCTTTCAATATTCCTATTAACCGCACAACCGCTGTCTCACTTCCCCGTGCTTGTAACATGCCTAGAGTCCCTCTTCAATGCCAAg CCAATATTGCTCCAGCTGCTGCTCCTG GACCTGCTGCTACATTTGGACCATCGATGTCTCCAGGACCAGAGACGGATCCAATTGTTCCAGAGCCAACTCCGGCAGCTCAGACACCACAGTCTGATACAACCCGACCATTTACACCATCCGTCGACGGTGGAGCTCCAACATCAGACGACGGAGGAAGCACCAGTCGACCTTCTGAGACTCCTTCATCCGCCTACGCACTCTCaccatctcttctcttcttcagcaTCGCCCTCGTAGCTCTCAAATTCTACTGA
- the PBD1 gene encoding 20S proteasome beta subunit D1 (20S proteasome beta subunit D1 (PBD1); FUNCTIONS IN: peptidase activity, endopeptidase activity, threonine-type endopeptidase activity; INVOLVED IN: ubiquitin-dependent protein catabolic process; LOCATED IN: proteasome core complex, proteasome complex, apoplast, plasma membrane, vacuole; EXPRESSED IN: 23 plant structures; EXPRESSED DURING: 13 growth stages; CONTAINS InterPro DOMAIN/s: Proteasome, beta-type subunit, conserved site (InterPro:IPR016050), Proteasome, subunit alpha/beta (InterPro:IPR001353); BEST Arabidopsis thaliana protein match is: 20S proteasome beta subunit D2 (TAIR:AT4G14800.1); Has 4110 Blast hits to 4110 proteins in 452 species: Archae - 623; Bacteria - 60; Metazoa - 1340; Fungi - 964; Plants - 536; Viruses - 0; Other Eukaryotes - 587 (source: NCBI BLink).) gives MECVFGLVGNGFAIVAADTSAVHSILLHKNNEDKIMVLDSHKLVAASGEPGDRVQFTEYVQKNVSLYKFRNGIPLTTAAAANFTRGELATALRKNPYSVNILMAGYDDESGASLYYIDYIATLHKVDKGAFGYGSYFSLSTMDRHYRSDMSVEEAIELVDKCILEIRSRLVVAPPNFVIKIVDKDGARDYAWRQSVKDVTTAVV, from the exons ATGGAGTGTGTATTCGGTCTTGTTGGGAATGGATTCGCCATCGTTGCTGCTGATACATCGGCGGTTCATAGTATCCTTCTTCACAAAAACAACGAAGACAAGATCATGGTACTTGACTCACACAAGCTTGTTGCTGCTAGTGGCGAGCCTGGTGACCG GGTTCAGTTTACGGAGTACGTTCAGAAGAATGTGTCCTTGTACAAATTCAGAAATGGAATCCCGTTGACTACCGCCGCTGCTGCCAATTTCACTCGCGGAGAGCTCGCTACTGCTTTGAGGAAG AATCCGTATTCGGTGAATATCCTGATGGCTGGCTATGACGATGAGTCTGGTGCATCACTTTACTACATCGACTACATTGCAACTCTTCACAAAGTCGACAAGGGAGCTTTTGGTTACGGCTCCTACTTCTCCCTCTCCACGATGGACAGGCATTACCGCAGTGACATGTCTGtagaagaagccattgaacTAGTTGACAAATGCATACTTGAGATCCGGTCAAGACTCGTTGTTGCACCACCAAACTTTGTGATCAAGATTGTTGACAAAGATGGAGCTCGTGATTACGCTTGGCGTCAGTCCGTAAAGGATGTCACAACTGCTGTTGTCTGA